TCATCGATGTGAGGTAgagggtacttattcttaatggtcacgTTGTTCAACCCTCGGTAATCGATACATAGTCTCAGGGtcccgtccttctttttaacaaagagAACAGGTGCCCCCCAAGGTGATCCACTCTCGTGAATAAACCCTCGCTCTAGAAGGTCTTGCAACTGTAATTTCAACTCTTTGAGTTCCGCAGGTGCCATTCGGTAGGGAGTTTTGGAAATAGGGGAAGCCCCTGGGCATAGGTTAACTTCAAACTCAATTTCTCTTTCTGGAGGCAGATTTACTAACTCGTCAGGAAAAACATCGGGGTATTCACTCACTAGTGGGATGTCTTCTATTTTCAGTTTGTCGGCAGGAGTATTAATAAGAAAAGTTAGGAACCCTTGTGCCCCTCTACTCAATAATTTCCTAGCTCGAATACCCGAAATCATAGCGGATGAGGCTAGACTACCCCTCACATCTAACCTCAAAGTTGCCTCCCCCGGAATACGAAATTCAACAGTTTTCCTCTTACAATCCAGCTGGGCATCGTATCGAGCCAACCAATCCATGCCTAATATTACATCGTATCCCTTTATGGCtaaacttatcaaattccccaatAACTTCCGCTCACCTACCCAGATCTCACAATTCGTATACATTTTGCTAGAAATCAAACAGTGGtcccccgtaggagtactaacttctaACTCATAAGGAAGAGTGACAGGGTTTATATCAATTCCACACATAAACtcggggttaacaaaggaatgagtggctCCAGGGTCTATCAAAGTTCTAGCTAGGCGGTGGaagacaggaatcgtaccttccactacctcgGCGGAATCAGGAACTGGCCGTTGTTCAATGGAGTACACACGTGCGGGCACCTTCGGTTTGGCGCTATCTACCCGGGATTGACTTGAAGTAGCCTTAGAGGTCGGTGTAGTTCCCCTCACGTCTCGTGCCTGGACCGGACAGCTGGCGAACCGGTGCTCCGCACTTCCGCACCGCAGACATTTGTTCTGCTTCCTCCAACAGTCGTCTTCCGTGTGGTTTAGTTTCCCACAGAAGCCACACGGCCCGCGCGTAACAGTAGCGGAACTCCCTTGTGAGGCACTCCTCTGTTGGCCTCGTCCGGGTTGGCTTCCTCGAGAGGGAGCCCCTCGGGCCGGACTTGCAAACCGTCCCCCTCCAGCTCCCCTTCCAAACTTAGGAGGGGTACTTTTATCCCCTTGAGTTGAGCTACTCCCAGCAGCTCCCCGCTTCCTATTCTGGAAATTCCTCACCTGGAGCCTTGCGTTCTCGGATCGTAAtgctttctccacagcatcactgAAAGTGGTGATTTGGGCTACGGCCAAATCCTTTTGGATTTCCACGTTAAGCCCCTGAAGGAAACGTCTCGCCCTCCTTTGCTCTGTCAGAATGAGCTCAGGAGCAAACTTGGACAAACgtgtgaattggctctcatattcggccaccgATTGCGTGCCTTGGCGTAGAcgaataaattcgtcctccttTTTCTCCTGGACTAATGGTGGAAAAAACTTGGCGTTGAATTCCCTTACAAAGCTCGTCCATGTCCTTGGTGTCTGTTCTCGCTCCCATTTTGTCCGGATAATGTTCCACCAAGAGCGAGCAGCCCCTTCGAGTTGAAAAACCGTGAAGGTCACTTGCCTCTCTTCCGAGTAACGTAGGGCGGCAAAAATGtctatcatcttctccaaccattGTTCcgccacgtccggatcgggccctccaagaaatttaggtggagaaaatttttggaatcgttcgagagctcgatcttcgctctcgacatgaaTTCCAGGATTTCCAGGGTTGCCGACGGGTGGATTAGGGTTAgggccctgttgctgcaccacctGGGCCAGGAGATCGGTCATCCGCTGGATAGCAGCGGCCACTTGCACATTAGGATCGATTTGGGGTTCAGGAGTTGGTTCGGGCACTTCAGTTCCCGTACCCTGTTCAGTCGTGGGCTGTCTACCCCCACGTCCTCTACCTCGGCCACTACGCGTGCCTTCCATCGTTCTAAATCAATCTAGGGCCAAAATATACCCATAAATATAACATTAACATTAAAGAGTACACACCCCTGTATATAACAATAACCATGAACACTTAACCAAACAAGTACTTCATAAAGcacttaaacacataacacatattcATAGCATTCACAACAAGATCAAACATTTACACCaaaacagtcagtcaagtacaaacaGAGAACGTCTTACGGAAATGGCCATACAAAAGTAATATACAACTAGTCCAATATACAACGCGACTAGCTAAGGGTCCTTCCCAGCCTACCATTCCGTACCCCTTatatgtacaaaagtcaaaattttcccAAAATGGCTTAAAAGCCATACCCTAGCCTACCGTGGGACTAGAAGACCTACTCGCTTGAGCGGATTCGACTCCGACCGAACCCCTCACGTAAGAGTCCTCGTCACTCTCGTCCCCTAATAGGTCGTCATACATGTTCAGAATCGATCCGGCCTTCTCCTTCATTTGCCTCGCCCTCTTGACCATTCGTTCACGTGTCTCACCTAATTGCGTACACAGGTCGTCCACCCTGTCTTGACCTTCACCCAGGTCATATTCCAACTCCTTAATCCGCTCAGCTTGCCTCTTGTTAGCCTCCCTCAATTGGTTTGTTTCGGCTTCAAGCCTTGCATAGTCCTTGGCTAACTCCTTCCTTTCTTTGTCCACGGCCAATACGAGGGTATTGGGGTAGGCAAACCTGTGGCGGCACGCACAACGCCGGAGGCGACTAGCCGGACTCCAGCGTATAGTTGACCCCCTCGGCCGAATCTGGTACTTAATCACCGGAAGTACTCCACGGCCCTGCTCCACGGTCGGTGTCTCACTAGATTCACTATGCGCATCCATCCTACACGAAAGCGTAGTTAAACTCAAACACTCTTAGGAAAACAATCGaatacaagtcccaaatcaagaaatttctaACATGCCCAGGTTAATctaaacctaggctctgataccacttgtgacgaccccatcttcccctaaggcgaaccagaggggtcgacggactgcctgcccaactctcgccaggactacgggtcGCAAACAAATCGAATTGCATTTAATATATAAAGGAAAATTCAACAAAGTGAACGATTTATCCCATTAACTTGTTTTTATAACCATAATATCATTAAGCAAGAAAGTATAGCGCTCGAGCACTTCAATCGGACAAGAAAgcgaaaaaaaatgaaaatttgccgCGGATGAACAGTGACCTGCTGCGTCActatccggccagaatctggccggatatccggccggattcttggccggatatgAGGCAGTAGCCAACctaaaaaattttccaaatcccctgtcaatccggccggaaGTTGGCCGGATTGCTTCGGCCGGATTGCCACCCGAAGCcaaaaccaatttttttttccttttcccctgCATATCCGGCCttgtatccggccagaaactggccggattctcggccggattcGTGAACAGTAACCTCGTCAAAATTCTTTTCTACCTTTGTTCGAAAACAGTTCTTGTATAAAATGCTTCCAACCCACAATGCAATCAATCCAAGACCTGATATAGGTATATATACATGTCATATACACATGAGGGGAATTTCATTATACAATTCCAAAAGTACTTGAATTCAAATACACCAAGGTTTTCAAATGTAcgaggagctattcaaaattaACTACATAACTAGCTCAACCCTTTTCAAAACTTGAGTCCAACAGtgtccctgtaaggaaaacaaaacaacgggggtgagtttacgctcgtgaggtaccaaTTTCACAAGTAAGTCATACAATCCATCGAACACACACATAAGTGTTTTTCTGAACTCAACCATgtataaaaggatacagtcggCCCTCAAGGGCCGTTTTCCGATTTCCATACTTGATCATAttcgttgacactccgtcaaccattGAAGATAACCAAGAACCGTAGACACCTCTTCTCACCGTTTCCTTCCACCATTCACCCCCTATTCGGGCCCGCCGCCTCATAGTTCcaaaaggtaatactcgagtataccacaaGGTCGAGGAGTTAACACTTCACTCGCCTACCAAGGACCCAAAGGCTTGTTAACGAATCGCCCaagcccttgtcggctcgactcgactaaCGGTCTAAGGGCATGAGCTCAATTTCACAGTAATATTAGGGCATTGCCCTATCAAATGTCAAATCATGTACATATAcaatttcacagccaaataGTAATGGTAATGCAAGTAAGTGGTCAAGAGCGATCAAGTACACTCTCGATCCAAATCAAGTCATTTaaatcacataacaagtatttTCACCCATACAATGGTACACTCACAAAATTTTCAAGCAAATCACACGTTTGGATCCGAAGTAGGTCCCGATCCACCGGTACGACCTAAAACAAGCAAGTAACCATATATAAGACTCAAACACCAATCACGTACAAGTTTAACTTACTAAGACAAGTTAttcaaaataacataaaatggTACAAAAGGTATGGAATGTGAACAAACGCTCACAACTCATCCATTTCTACTCTCTTCCTTCTAAATTCTAAACCATCCACATCTCTAACCATTTGGACGGCATAACCCCTTAATTTCTTTGATTCTCCAAACTACTCCACAACATCCAACTCATACCATTACACTTAGCTATCATCAATTGATCCATTCATCACATTTAAGTCACCAACTACTCAATTACACACCAAATACTAGCATAGATACCATACATATAAAAGccccaatttcttccaaacctaAAAATCGGAAAttctcaaaaatgccaaaattctATACAATTAACCACCATTAACATATCTAGGCTCCAAATCATTCAAGAAAAATCCAACACACCATACTCAACAACAAGTTaccatataaaacagaaaattcctca
This sequence is a window from Coffea eugenioides isolate CCC68of chromosome 7, Ceug_1.0, whole genome shotgun sequence. Protein-coding genes within it:
- the LOC113777243 gene encoding uncharacterized protein LOC113777243 translates to MIDIFAALRYSEERQVTFTVFQLEGAARSWWNIIRTKWEREQTPRTWTSFVREFNAKFFPPLVQEKKEDEFIRLRQGTQSVAEYESQFTRLSKFAPELILTEQRRARRFLQGLNVEIQKDLAVAQITTFSDAVEKALRSENARLQVRNFQNRKRGAAGSSSTQGDKSTPPKFGRGAGGGRFASPARGAPSRGSQPGRGQQRSASQGSSATVTRGPCGFCGKLNHTEDDCWRKQNKCLRCGSAEHRFASCPVQARDVRGTTPTSKATSSQSRVDSAKPKVPARVYSIEQRPVPDSAEVVEGTIPVFHRLARTLIDPGATHSFVNPEFMCGIDINPVTLPYELEVSTPTGDHCLISSKMYTNCEIWVGERKLLGNLISLAIKGYDVILGMDWLARYDAQLDCKRKTVEFRIPGEATLRLDVRGSLASSAMISGIRARKLLSRGAQGFLTFLINTPADKLKIEDIPLVSEYPDVFPDELVNLPPEREIEFEVNLCPGASPISKTPYRMAPAELKELKLQLQDLLERGFIHESGSPWGAPVLFVKKKDGTLRLCIDYRGLNNVTIKNKYPLPHIDELFDQLQGAEVFSKLDLRQGYYQLLIRKEDVPKTAFNSRYGHYEFAVMPFGLTNAPAAFMDLMHRIFKPYLDRFVVVFIDDILVYSKTREEHEKHLKEVLQTLREHQLYAKFSKCEFWLERVAFLGHVISKEGIAVDPAKVEAVTEWKRPDNPTEIRNFLGLAGYYRRFIKDFSKLASPLTDLTKKGGRFLWSDKCETSFQELKRRLTMAPILALPNGPDGFTVYTDASKEGLGCVLMQHHNVIAYASRKLKIHEQNYPIHDLELAAVVFALKKWRHYLYGVTFEVYSDHKSLRYLFSQKELNMRQRRWMEFLEDYDYTINYHPGKANVVADVSLVIEKWALFYVYR